A stretch of the Kroppenstedtia eburnea genome encodes the following:
- the tuf gene encoding elongation factor Tu — protein MAKAKFERTKPHVNIGTIGHVDHGKTTLTAAITTILSTKGGATATAYDQIDKAPEEKERGITISTSHVEYETENRHYAHVDCPGHADYVKNMITGAAQMDGAILVVSAADGPMPQTREHILLSRQSGVEYIVVFLNKVDQVDDEELLELVEMEVRELLSEYDFPGDDIPVVAGSALKALEDPTSEWGEKILELMAQVDEYVPTPERDKDKPFLMPVEDVFTITGRGTVATGRVERGMIKVSDEVEIVGIDDETKKTVVTGVEMFRKLMEQAEAGDNIGALLRGVNREEIQRGQVLAKPGSVNPHTKFKAQVYVLSKDEGGRHTPFFNGYRPQFYFRTTDITGVIQLPEGTEMVMPGDNIEVEVELIAPIAIEDGTRFTIREGGRTVGAGSVTAINE, from the coding sequence ATGGCCAAAGCCAAGTTCGAACGTACGAAACCGCACGTGAACATCGGTACCATCGGTCACGTCGACCATGGGAAAACCACCCTGACCGCTGCGATCACCACGATCCTGTCGACCAAGGGCGGCGCCACTGCCACCGCTTACGACCAGATCGACAAGGCTCCGGAAGAAAAAGAGCGGGGGATCACCATCTCCACCTCCCACGTGGAATATGAAACCGAAAACCGCCACTATGCCCACGTGGACTGCCCGGGCCACGCTGACTATGTGAAAAACATGATCACCGGTGCCGCCCAGATGGACGGTGCGATCCTGGTTGTGTCCGCTGCTGACGGTCCGATGCCGCAAACCCGTGAACACATCCTGCTCTCCCGTCAGTCCGGCGTGGAATACATCGTGGTCTTCCTGAACAAAGTGGACCAAGTCGACGACGAGGAACTGTTGGAACTGGTGGAAATGGAAGTTCGCGAACTGCTGTCCGAGTACGACTTCCCCGGCGACGACATTCCGGTGGTGGCCGGCTCCGCCCTCAAAGCCCTGGAAGATCCGACCAGCGAGTGGGGAGAAAAGATCCTCGAACTGATGGCTCAAGTGGACGAGTATGTCCCGACCCCGGAACGGGATAAGGACAAACCTTTCCTGATGCCGGTGGAAGACGTGTTCACCATCACCGGTCGCGGTACCGTGGCCACCGGTCGTGTGGAGCGCGGGATGATCAAGGTTTCCGACGAGGTGGAAATCGTCGGGATCGACGATGAAACCAAGAAAACCGTGGTCACCGGGGTGGAAATGTTCCGCAAGCTGATGGAACAAGCCGAAGCCGGGGACAACATCGGTGCCTTGCTTCGCGGGGTGAACCGGGAAGAAATCCAGCGCGGCCAAGTGCTGGCCAAACCCGGCAGTGTGAATCCCCACACCAAATTTAAAGCCCAGGTCTACGTCCTGAGCAAAGATGAAGGTGGCCGTCACACCCCCTTCTTCAACGGTTACCGTCCCCAGTTCTATTTCCGGACCACCGACATCACCGGTGTGATCCAGTTGCCGGAAGGCACGGAAATGGTGATGCCCGGGGACAACATCGAAGTGGAAGTGGAACTGATCGCCCCGATCGCCATCGAAGACGGTACCCGCTTCACCATCCGTGAAGGCGGCCGCACCGTCGGTGCCGGTTCCGTGACCGCGATCAACGAATAA
- a CDS encoding DUF6179 domain-containing protein: METENLKGMVPNYIKKSRLKRNQYTLSLLNEGLQVGMLNSQEVYKIQSGLMMLLKDVIRKYTRGESSSVSTEIAENLMASILYAVDAYAFSFEQPESAITDLKTFGIKEGYEKGVNLLNQCFAETKRLYKEIRRSRLDVPVDAYNMTIDEALPLFISKYGIIFDAHHTMASIDYPLAVDDMRLQGIYYIRRYMEHLQTETRFCQSFNGQDLLELLINFGRVCRFDYRIELYNIFELVLSQSAFSILAGGDADQVKISDHQFHRLKQVFTRLNEGQIHSALHEAIDRLQREFNTDPPLTNYIDQCRDHLIQRTIHAAKHNSLEAVIITEKEEKPKPMMLRLHPADRMSDVRLRQLVEEVMRCEDPEGQVQLIRDNFFSLHDYLDLLDSNCLYGDEYQALYKTFDDMELAIFAKIIFYEELRSDPLDFERIVSGGKETDSNWKVHYLLFLQTLNKDRITSIENYISAIDYEEIKF, translated from the coding sequence TTGGAAACTGAAAACTTAAAAGGTATGGTCCCGAACTATATAAAAAAATCCCGCCTGAAACGAAACCAATATACCTTGTCCCTCCTGAATGAAGGTCTGCAGGTGGGGATGTTGAACAGCCAAGAGGTATACAAGATTCAAAGCGGATTGATGATGCTCCTGAAGGATGTGATCAGAAAGTATACCCGGGGGGAGAGTTCTTCCGTCTCCACTGAGATCGCAGAGAATCTCATGGCCTCCATCTTGTATGCCGTGGACGCATATGCCTTCAGCTTTGAACAACCGGAATCGGCGATCACCGATTTAAAGACCTTCGGGATCAAAGAAGGTTATGAAAAGGGGGTAAATCTGCTCAATCAATGCTTTGCAGAAACGAAACGGCTGTACAAAGAAATCCGCAGAAGCAGATTGGATGTTCCCGTGGATGCCTACAATATGACCATCGATGAAGCCTTGCCCCTGTTCATCAGCAAATACGGCATCATTTTTGACGCCCATCATACGATGGCCAGCATCGATTATCCCTTGGCGGTCGATGACATGCGTCTCCAGGGAATTTATTATATCCGGAGATATATGGAACACCTGCAAACGGAGACGCGATTTTGTCAATCCTTCAACGGCCAGGATCTCCTTGAGCTGCTGATCAACTTCGGGAGAGTCTGCAGATTTGATTACCGGATCGAGTTATATAACATCTTTGAACTGGTGTTGAGCCAGTCGGCTTTTTCCATATTGGCCGGGGGGGATGCCGATCAGGTCAAGATCTCTGACCATCAATTCCACCGGTTAAAGCAGGTGTTCACCCGTTTAAACGAGGGGCAGATCCACTCCGCTCTTCATGAAGCGATCGACCGGTTGCAACGGGAATTCAATACAGATCCCCCCCTCACAAACTACATCGATCAATGTCGGGATCACCTGATTCAGAGAACGATTCACGCCGCCAAGCACAACAGTCTGGAAGCTGTCATCATCACGGAAAAAGAAGAGAAGCCAAAACCGATGATGCTGCGATTACACCCTGCAGACAGAATGAGCGACGTCCGGTTGCGGCAGTTGGTGGAGGAGGTGATGCGATGCGAAGATCCGGAAGGTCAGGTGCAACTTATCAGAGACAATTTCTTTTCTCTGCATGACTATCTGGATTTGCTCGATTCCAATTGTTTATACGGAGACGAGTATCAAGCCCTCTACAAGACCTTTGACGACATGGAACTGGCCATCTTCGCAAAAATCATCTTTTATGAAGAGTTGCGAAGTGACCCCCTGGATTTCGAAAGGATTGTATCCGGAGGGAAAGAGACCGACTCCAATTGGAAAGTGCATTATCTCCTGTTCCTGCAAACCTTGAACAAAGACCGGATCACCTCCATAGAAAACTATATCTCCGCCATCGACTATGAGGAAATCAAGTTTTAG
- a CDS encoding DUF6323 family protein produces the protein MFLSRMFNSVNLSIQEKMVDELLESNQKIQGSGLILTRAEIKHMIAVRNKALQDYGRVELGFDVTKELMEVFCSSPYIHGENYASTLNELHELFYHLRNETEDRVGDLKLIHLMKEYFDGDCGGSLELLKSELEDFTRNFRRDGLDDEIPEGDDPYWKLKT, from the coding sequence ATGTTTTTGTCCCGGATGTTCAACTCAGTCAATCTCTCCATTCAGGAGAAGATGGTGGACGAATTACTGGAGAGCAACCAAAAGATCCAGGGCTCCGGCTTGATCCTGACCCGCGCTGAAATCAAACACATGATCGCCGTCAGAAATAAAGCACTGCAAGATTATGGACGGGTGGAGTTGGGTTTCGATGTGACGAAAGAATTGATGGAGGTATTTTGCAGCTCACCATACATTCATGGCGAAAATTACGCCTCCACACTGAATGAGTTGCATGAGCTTTTTTATCACTTGCGCAATGAAACGGAAGATCGGGTCGGGGATCTGAAGCTGATTCACCTGATGAAGGAATACTTTGATGGGGATTGCGGAGGTTCACTGGAGCTTTTGAAAAGCGAGCTGGAGGATTTTACGCGGAACTTCAGGAGAGATGGACTGGATGATGAGATCCCGGAAGGGGATGATCCCTATTGGAAACTGAAAACTTAA
- a CDS encoding CHY zinc finger protein produces the protein MVPVYGAVVDSQTRCKHYHTKKDIIAIKFKCCNKYYPCYRCHEECEDHPISVWKKEEFGETAILCGVCRTEYTIHRYLQMDRCSHCGFQWNEGCKKHYHLYFQFEENSGRP, from the coding sequence ATGGTACCCGTTTACGGAGCCGTGGTCGATTCTCAAACCCGATGCAAACATTATCATACGAAGAAAGATATTATCGCTATTAAATTCAAGTGTTGCAACAAGTACTATCCCTGCTATCGATGTCATGAAGAGTGTGAGGATCATCCCATCTCGGTGTGGAAAAAAGAAGAGTTTGGTGAAACCGCCATCTTGTGTGGAGTTTGCAGAACCGAATACACCATCCATCGCTATTTGCAAATGGATCGTTGTTCACACTGTGGTTTCCAATGGAATGAAGGGTGCAAAAAACATTACCACCTCTATTTCCAATTTGAAGAGAATAGTGGTCGGCCGTAG
- the rpsJ gene encoding 30S ribosomal protein S10 yields MAKQKIRIRLKAYDHRVLDQSAEKIVDTANRTGADVSGPIPLPTERAVYTILRAVHKYKDSREQFEMRTHKRLIDIVNPTAQTVDALMRLDLPSGVDIEIKL; encoded by the coding sequence ATGGCAAAGCAGAAGATTCGCATTCGCCTCAAGGCGTACGACCACCGTGTGTTGGATCAATCGGCGGAGAAGATCGTCGACACGGCCAACCGGACGGGGGCGGATGTATCCGGACCGATCCCGCTTCCGACGGAACGGGCTGTCTACACGATTCTTCGTGCGGTTCACAAATACAAGGATTCGCGGGAGCAGTTCGAGATGCGCACGCACAAGCGGCTGATCGACATTGTCAATCCCACGGCCCAAACCGTGGACGCGCTGATGCGACTCGACTTGCCGTCCGGCGTTGACATCGAAATCAAACTCTGA
- the rplC gene encoding 50S ribosomal protein L3 → MKGILGKKLGMTQVFGEDGTAIPVTVIHAGPCSVLQKKEAETDGYESVQLGFGDKKEHRANRPEAGHAKKAGTTPKSFVREIRGMNPADYELGQEVKADLFNAGELVDITATSKGKGFAGSIKRHNQARGPMSHGSHYHRGPGSLGAVDPARVFKGQKLPGRMGSDKVTIQNLQVVKVDPEKNLLLIKGSIPGPKNSYVVIQSAVKAAQ, encoded by the coding sequence GTGAAAGGGATTCTCGGTAAAAAATTGGGGATGACCCAGGTGTTCGGTGAAGACGGCACCGCCATCCCCGTCACGGTGATCCATGCCGGTCCGTGTTCCGTTCTTCAGAAGAAAGAGGCGGAGACCGACGGCTATGAATCCGTGCAACTGGGTTTCGGTGACAAAAAAGAGCACCGGGCCAACCGTCCGGAGGCGGGCCACGCCAAAAAAGCGGGAACCACTCCCAAGTCTTTCGTCCGTGAGATTCGCGGGATGAATCCGGCCGATTATGAGTTGGGCCAGGAAGTGAAAGCGGACCTGTTCAATGCAGGTGAACTGGTGGATATCACTGCCACGTCCAAGGGGAAAGGGTTTGCCGGTTCCATCAAACGGCATAACCAGGCCCGTGGTCCGATGAGCCACGGTTCCCACTACCATCGGGGCCCCGGTTCTTTGGGCGCCGTCGACCCTGCGCGTGTCTTCAAGGGGCAAAAATTGCCCGGACGCATGGGCAGCGACAAAGTGACCATCCAAAATCTGCAGGTGGTCAAAGTGGATCCGGAGAAGAACCTGCTCCTGATCAAAGGATCCATCCCGGGTCCGAAAAACAGCTATGTTGTCATCCAATCTGCGGTGAAGGCCGCACAGTAA
- the rplD gene encoding 50S ribosomal protein L4, protein MPKVNVLDMNGSQVGELELSDSVFGIEPNASVLHDAVVMQQASQRRGTHAVKNRAAVQGGGRKPWKQKGTGRARHGSIRSPIWVGGGVAFGPTPRSYSYKLPKKVRRLAIRSALSSKVKADELVVLDQLTLEQPKTKEMVKVLSNLQADRKALVVGSGYDENVALSARNIPGVKFIDAQGLNVLDVLNHDKLIITRDAVSRIEEVLGK, encoded by the coding sequence ATGCCGAAAGTAAATGTACTGGATATGAACGGCAGCCAGGTGGGCGAGTTGGAATTATCCGATTCCGTCTTCGGAATTGAGCCCAACGCATCGGTTCTGCACGATGCCGTCGTGATGCAACAGGCATCCCAACGTCGCGGAACCCATGCCGTGAAAAACCGTGCCGCTGTCCAGGGCGGCGGACGGAAGCCCTGGAAACAGAAAGGGACGGGACGTGCCCGCCACGGCAGCATCCGTTCCCCGATCTGGGTCGGCGGTGGTGTGGCCTTCGGTCCGACACCCCGCAGCTACAGTTATAAACTGCCGAAAAAAGTGCGCCGGCTGGCGATTCGCTCTGCGCTGTCGTCCAAGGTGAAAGCGGATGAGTTGGTCGTGCTGGACCAGCTGACGCTGGAACAGCCGAAAACCAAGGAGATGGTGAAAGTTCTCTCCAACCTCCAGGCAGACCGCAAAGCGCTGGTCGTCGGCAGCGGGTATGACGAAAATGTGGCTCTGTCCGCGCGGAACATCCCCGGAGTGAAGTTTATCGATGCCCAGGGGTTGAACGTGCTGGACGTGTTGAACCACGATAAACTGATCATCACCCGGGATGCGGTGTCACGCATAGAGGAGGTGCTCGGGAAATGA
- the rplW gene encoding 50S ribosomal protein L23, protein MKDPRDIIRRPVVTEKTTDLMEDNKYVFEVDLKANKTEIKNAVEKIFDVKVAQVNTMRVKGKPKRLGRHAGRTSDRKKAIVKLTEDSKSIELFEV, encoded by the coding sequence ATGAAGGATCCCCGCGACATCATCCGGCGCCCGGTGGTGACGGAGAAGACCACGGATCTGATGGAAGACAACAAATATGTCTTCGAAGTGGATCTCAAGGCGAACAAGACGGAAATCAAAAACGCGGTCGAAAAGATCTTCGACGTCAAGGTGGCCCAAGTGAACACCATGCGGGTAAAAGGGAAGCCGAAGCGCCTCGGCCGTCACGCCGGTCGCACTTCAGACCGGAAAAAAGCGATTGTCAAGTTGACCGAAGACAGCAAGAGCATCGAGCTCTTTGAAGTTTGA
- the rplB gene encoding 50S ribosomal protein L2: MGIKHFKPTSPGRRQMTVSTFEEITTDKPEKSLTAPLVKNAGRNNQGRITTRHQGGGHKRKYRIIDFKRNKDGVPGKVATVEYDPNRSANIALIHYADGEKRYILHPNGLKVGDMIMSGVDADIKTGNALPLAKIPVGTVIHNIELKPGAGGKMVRAAGGQAQLLGKDGEYAVIRLSSGETRMVRIECRATIGQVGNVDHELLNVGKAGRSRWQGKRPTVRGSVMNPADHPHGGGEGRAPIGRVSPVTPWGKPTIGYKTRKKNKPSDKYIVRRRKK, from the coding sequence ATGGGTATCAAGCATTTTAAACCCACGTCGCCCGGACGCCGGCAGATGACGGTCTCCACCTTCGAGGAGATCACCACTGACAAGCCGGAGAAATCCCTGACGGCTCCCCTGGTCAAAAACGCCGGGCGGAACAACCAGGGACGGATCACCACCCGGCACCAGGGCGGCGGCCACAAGCGCAAGTACCGGATCATCGATTTCAAACGGAACAAGGACGGCGTTCCCGGCAAGGTTGCCACAGTGGAATACGACCCGAACCGTTCCGCCAACATCGCTCTGATCCATTATGCCGACGGTGAAAAGCGCTACATTCTGCACCCTAACGGCCTCAAGGTGGGCGATATGATCATGTCCGGTGTCGATGCCGACATCAAGACAGGTAACGCCTTGCCGCTGGCCAAGATTCCGGTGGGTACAGTGATTCACAATATCGAACTGAAGCCGGGTGCCGGCGGGAAAATGGTTCGCGCCGCAGGCGGCCAGGCACAGCTTCTCGGTAAGGACGGGGAGTATGCCGTGATCCGCCTCTCTTCCGGTGAAACCCGGATGGTGCGCATCGAATGCCGTGCCACCATCGGCCAGGTGGGCAATGTGGATCATGAACTGCTCAATGTGGGGAAAGCGGGTCGCTCCCGCTGGCAAGGCAAGCGGCCGACGGTCCGCGGTTCTGTGATGAACCCGGCGGATCACCCCCACGGCGGTGGTGAGGGTCGCGCTCCGATCGGACGCGTCTCCCCGGTGACTCCCTGGGGCAAACCGACCATCGGTTACAAGACCCGGAAGAAAAACAAGCCGTCTGACAAGTATATTGTTCGTCGCCGCAAAAAGTAA
- the rpsS gene encoding 30S ribosomal protein S19 — protein sequence MGRSLKKGPFADDHLLKKVREMGDKENKKVIKTWSRRSTIFPEFVGHTIAVHDGRKHVPVYITEDMVGHKLGEFVATRTFKGHAGDDRKTRKR from the coding sequence ATGGGTCGCAGCCTGAAGAAGGGACCTTTCGCCGATGACCATCTGTTGAAGAAAGTGCGGGAAATGGGTGACAAGGAGAACAAGAAGGTCATCAAGACCTGGTCCCGTCGTTCCACGATCTTCCCCGAATTCGTCGGACACACCATCGCCGTTCACGACGGCCGCAAACATGTCCCGGTGTACATCACCGAAGACATGGTGGGCCACAAGCTGGGTGAATTCGTCGCCACGCGGACCTTCAAGGGTCATGCCGGAGACGACAGGAAAACCCGGAAACGGTAA
- the rplV gene encoding 50S ribosomal protein L22 produces the protein MMEAVKSKAVARYVRISPRKARLVIDLIRGKSVDEALAILRFTPRAASPIIEKVLRSAIANAEHNHNMNPGELVVEKAMVDEGPTMKRFRPRAQGRASRINKRTSHITVVVSEK, from the coding sequence ATGATGGAAGCAGTGAAATCCAAGGCGGTTGCGCGTTACGTGCGGATCTCGCCCCGCAAGGCGCGTCTGGTGATCGATCTGATCCGCGGCAAATCCGTGGATGAAGCACTGGCGATCCTGCGGTTCACCCCCCGTGCCGCCTCACCGATCATCGAAAAGGTGCTCCGGTCGGCGATTGCCAATGCAGAACACAACCACAACATGAATCCGGGCGAGCTGGTGGTGGAGAAAGCGATGGTGGACGAAGGGCCGACGATGAAACGGTTCCGCCCCCGCGCACAGGGACGTGCCAGCCGCATCAACAAACGGACCAGCCATATTACGGTGGTCGTATCTGAGAAATAA
- the rpsC gene encoding 30S ribosomal protein S3: MGQKVNPVGLRVGIIRDWESKWYGGKDYADMLHEDIEIRDYLFKRLKDAGISSVEIERAANRVNLTIHTAKPGMVIGKGGSEVEALRKALTKQTGKKVHINIEEIKTPELDARLVAENIAQQLERRISFRRAMKQTIQRTLRAGAKGVRTQVSGRLGGADIARTEGYNEGTVPLHTLRADIDYGTAEAHTTYGRIGVKVWIYRGEVLPAKKKGDAEGGK, from the coding sequence TTGGGCCAGAAAGTAAACCCGGTGGGGCTTCGTGTCGGCATCATCCGTGACTGGGAATCCAAATGGTACGGCGGCAAGGACTACGCCGACATGCTCCATGAAGACATCGAGATCCGTGACTACCTGTTTAAACGCCTGAAAGATGCAGGGATCTCTTCCGTGGAAATCGAACGGGCGGCCAACCGTGTCAACCTGACCATCCACACCGCCAAGCCGGGGATGGTGATCGGAAAAGGCGGTTCCGAAGTGGAAGCCCTGCGCAAAGCACTGACCAAACAGACCGGCAAGAAGGTCCACATCAATATCGAAGAAATCAAGACCCCTGAGCTGGATGCCCGCCTGGTGGCGGAGAACATCGCTCAGCAACTGGAACGCCGGATCTCCTTCCGTCGGGCCATGAAACAAACCATCCAGCGCACCCTGCGTGCCGGCGCCAAAGGGGTTCGCACCCAGGTGAGCGGCCGGTTGGGCGGTGCCGATATCGCCCGGACCGAAGGCTACAATGAAGGAACCGTTCCTCTGCACACCCTTCGTGCAGACATCGACTACGGCACTGCGGAAGCCCACACGACCTACGGACGGATTGGAGTGAAAGTGTGGATCTACCGCGGTGAGGTACTCCCTGCCAAGAAAAAGGGAGACGCGGAAGGAGGCAAGTAA
- the rplP gene encoding 50S ribosomal protein L16 yields MLMPKRTKFRKEHRGRMKGRAKGGTEVAFGEYGLQALEPSWITNRQIEAARIAMTRYMKRGGKVWIKIFPDKPITQKPLEVRMGSGKGSPEKWVAVVKPGKILFEVAGVSEEVAREAMRLAANKLPIKTKFVIRDEAGGTHEG; encoded by the coding sequence ATGTTAATGCCGAAACGCACGAAGTTTCGTAAGGAACATCGCGGTCGGATGAAAGGCCGGGCCAAAGGCGGAACGGAAGTGGCCTTCGGCGAATACGGTCTGCAGGCGTTGGAGCCTTCCTGGATCACCAACCGGCAGATCGAAGCAGCCCGGATTGCGATGACCCGGTATATGAAGCGTGGCGGTAAAGTATGGATCAAAATCTTCCCGGATAAACCCATCACCCAGAAGCCCCTGGAGGTTCGGATGGGTAGCGGGAAGGGTTCTCCTGAAAAATGGGTGGCTGTCGTCAAACCCGGCAAAATCCTGTTTGAGGTGGCCGGTGTATCGGAAGAGGTGGCCCGGGAAGCCATGCGGCTGGCCGCCAACAAGCTGCCGATCAAAACCAAGTTCGTAATCCGAGATGAAGCGGGTGGTACACATGAAGGCTAA
- the rpmC gene encoding 50S ribosomal protein L29, translating into MKAKELVEMTTAEIEQKLASLKEELFNLRFQSATGQLDNTARIRQVRKDIARCKTVVRERELGIERRKQA; encoded by the coding sequence ATGAAGGCTAAAGAGCTGGTTGAAATGACCACCGCCGAGATCGAACAGAAACTGGCCTCGCTGAAAGAAGAGCTGTTCAACCTCCGGTTCCAATCGGCGACCGGGCAGTTGGACAATACCGCCCGGATCCGCCAGGTTCGCAAAGATATCGCCCGTTGCAAAACGGTGGTGCGTGAACGCGAACTCGGAATTGAAAGGAGGAAACAGGCATGA
- the rpsQ gene encoding 30S ribosomal protein S17, with protein MTEERNRRKVRVGKVVSDKMDKTIVVAVETYKKDPLYGKRVKYSKKFKAHDEENRAKAGDVVKIMETRPLSKDKRWRLVDIVEEAVIV; from the coding sequence ATGACCGAAGAACGCAACCGTCGCAAGGTTCGCGTGGGCAAGGTCGTCAGCGACAAGATGGACAAAACGATCGTCGTTGCGGTGGAAACCTATAAAAAAGATCCTCTGTACGGAAAGCGCGTCAAGTACAGCAAAAAATTCAAGGCCCACGATGAAGAGAACAGAGCCAAAGCGGGAGACGTCGTGAAAATCATGGAAACCCGCCCGTTGTCCAAGGACAAACGGTGGCGCCTCGTGGATATCGTGGAAGAAGCCGTAATCGTTTAA
- the rplN gene encoding 50S ribosomal protein L14 yields the protein MIQPQTRLRAADNSGAKELMCIKVLGGSKRKSAGIGDVIVASVKHATPGGVVKKGDIVKCVVVRSKRPSRRPDGSYIRFDENAAVVIRDDKSPRGTRIFGPVARELREHDFMKIISLAPEVL from the coding sequence ATGATTCAGCCGCAAACCCGTCTGCGCGCTGCAGACAATTCCGGGGCAAAAGAACTGATGTGCATCAAGGTTTTAGGCGGTTCCAAGCGAAAATCGGCTGGGATCGGCGATGTGATTGTCGCATCGGTGAAACATGCTACACCCGGGGGCGTTGTCAAGAAGGGTGATATCGTGAAGTGCGTCGTGGTTCGTTCCAAGCGGCCCAGCCGCCGACCGGACGGATCCTACATCCGGTTTGACGAAAACGCCGCCGTGGTGATCCGGGATGACAAAAGCCCGCGGGGGACCCGGATCTTCGGACCCGTCGCGCGTGAGCTCAGGGAACATGACTTCATGAAAATCATTTCGCTGGCTCCGGAAGTGCTCTGA
- the rplX gene encoding 50S ribosomal protein L24 has translation MAKRPNKLHIKKGDTVIVLRGKDAPTRDKSGKVIYTKGRVLKVYPAERRALVEGVNMVKKHSRPSQDNPQGGIIEQEAPIHISNLMLEDPKTKEPTRVGYKFIEGKGGKQTKVRYAKKSGEVID, from the coding sequence ATGGCCAAGCGACCGAACAAGCTGCACATCAAGAAAGGCGACACCGTGATCGTATTGCGGGGCAAAGATGCCCCGACGCGTGACAAGAGCGGGAAAGTGATCTACACCAAAGGGCGTGTCCTGAAGGTATATCCCGCAGAACGCCGCGCGCTGGTGGAAGGGGTCAACATGGTGAAGAAGCACTCCCGCCCGTCCCAGGACAATCCGCAAGGGGGCATCATCGAGCAGGAGGCTCCGATCCATATCTCCAACTTGATGCTGGAAGACCCGAAAACAAAAGAGCCGACCCGGGTGGGGTACAAATTTATCGAAGGCAAGGGCGGCAAACAGACAAAAGTCCGCTATGCCAAGAAGTCCGGCGAAGTAATCGACTGA
- the rplE gene encoding 50S ribosomal protein L5, with translation METVATLPLKERYKQEISPSLMKKFDYTSPMQVPKIEKVVINMGVGEAVQNAKMLDGAVEDLAQISGQKPVVTRAKKSIAGFKLREGMPIGAKVTLRGERMYDFLDKLINVALPRVRDFRGISPKAFDGRGNYTLGLKEQLVFPEIEYDKVDKVRGMDVVIVTTANTDEEARELLTQMGMPFRKQ, from the coding sequence ATGGAAACCGTGGCAACACTTCCGTTGAAAGAACGGTACAAACAGGAAATCAGCCCATCCCTGATGAAGAAGTTTGATTACACTTCACCGATGCAAGTTCCCAAAATCGAAAAAGTTGTCATCAACATGGGCGTCGGGGAAGCGGTCCAAAACGCGAAAATGCTCGACGGAGCCGTGGAGGATCTGGCACAGATCTCAGGTCAGAAACCCGTGGTGACCCGGGCCAAGAAGTCCATCGCCGGTTTCAAGCTGCGGGAAGGGATGCCGATCGGAGCCAAAGTGACTCTCCGCGGCGAGCGGATGTATGACTTTCTCGACAAGCTGATCAACGTGGCTTTGCCCCGGGTCCGGGATTTTCGCGGGATCTCCCCGAAGGCATTCGACGGGCGCGGGAACTACACCCTGGGCCTGAAGGAACAGCTGGTTTTCCCCGAGATCGAGTACGACAAGGTGGATAAAGTTCGGGGTATGGACGTGGTAATCGTCACGACGGCAAATACTGATGAGGAAGCCCGTGAACTGTTGACCCAGATGGGAATGCCTTTCCGTAAACAGTGA
- a CDS encoding type Z 30S ribosomal protein S14: MAKKSMVAKAKRDPKFQVRAYTRCERCGRPHSVIRKFRLCRICFRELAYKGQIPGVKKASW, from the coding sequence TTGGCCAAGAAATCGATGGTCGCCAAGGCGAAAAGGGATCCGAAGTTCCAAGTCCGGGCCTACACCCGTTGTGAGCGCTGCGGACGGCCGCACTCCGTGATTCGGAAGTTCCGTCTTTGCCGGATTTGTTTCCGTGAATTGGCCTATAAAGGGCAGATTCCCGGCGTGAAAAAAGCGAGCTGGTAA